One Candidatus Methylomirabilota bacterium genomic region harbors:
- a CDS encoding tetratricopeptide repeat protein, translating to MIGGLFLIPLVPLLVFTSQYFPFVTSKNFAFRIIVELIFGAWLILALRDANYRPKFSWLSGAVLIFLVAIGVADLFGPFPDKSFWSNFRRMEGYITILHLGAYFLVAASTLISENLWILFMQTALGSSVVMGIYAVPQLLEKFAVNQGEFRLTGRLGNAAFLAVYALLHLFIALFLLVRRRNLRRWNIIYGLIASLELVILYHTATRSTMLGLFIGLFIAGLSVALLTKGFNGLKKTAIGVMAALILAVVGWALLKDSSFVKQNPTLARLTSLSLAEVGPRKIVWDIAIKGFEERPIFGWGQENFNHVFNKYFDPATDPADQWYVENRWSDRAHNIFLDWLIAGGLVGLLSYLFIFLSALYYIWQQNECGLSCNALIKRLCTFWKPGATFHCLPEKSILTGMLGAYLFQNVFMFDNLASYIIFFTILAYIHSMSGRPIKALTEEKITISAGTINRVVAPALALLTVFSVYALNAKAIHASTTLRSALRQQPKRPAESLTYFKQALSYDSFGGQEIQEELAQAALQVIQNPSIDIQLKKEYHDFIVGELHKQLGRTPNDARYYLILGLFLNGARNADEAIVVLNKALALSPKQPTVLLELGVAYMNKNQYDKAVDVMKRACELDPKFDEVRILYTIAAVYTKQFELADELMTPLAGSPKAYDQRLIQAYAQVGNTVHLNADETIMVLNKALALSPKQPTVLLELGVAYMNKNQYDKAVDIMKRAYELDPKFDEVRILYTVAAVYTKQFELADELMTPLAGSPKAYDQRLIQAYAQVGQRDKVIELKADEAIVALNKALALSPKQPTVLLELGAAYIIKNQFDKALDVMKRAYDLDTNFDEARILYAVSAVVNKQFELAEELMTPLAGSPKAYDKRLIQAYAQAGQRDKVVELLEKRNVANRTKNIPR from the coding sequence GTGATTGGGGGATTGTTCCTCATTCCGCTTGTTCCACTCCTCGTTTTTACGAGTCAGTATTTCCCTTTTGTTACGAGCAAGAACTTTGCGTTCCGCATTATTGTCGAGCTTATTTTTGGTGCTTGGCTCATTTTGGCGCTTCGCGACGCAAATTACCGTCCAAAATTTTCTTGGTTATCAGGCGCCGTTCTGATTTTCTTGGTAGCGATCGGGGTGGCTGACCTATTTGGTCCCTTTCCTGACAAGAGCTTCTGGTCCAACTTCCGGCGAATGGAAGGATATATCACGATCCTGCATCTCGGGGCATATTTTCTGGTGGCCGCTTCAACGCTTATTTCTGAGAATCTTTGGATATTGTTCATGCAGACCGCGCTTGGTTCCAGTGTGGTCATGGGAATCTACGCGGTACCGCAGCTCTTGGAAAAGTTTGCTGTCAACCAAGGCGAATTTCGACTCACCGGACGATTGGGGAATGCCGCTTTCTTAGCGGTTTACGCGTTACTTCATCTGTTCATCGCACTTTTTCTCCTCGTGCGCCGGAGAAACTTAAGAAGGTGGAATATCATCTATGGGCTCATCGCGAGTCTTGAACTGGTTATTCTCTACCACACCGCCACACGCAGCACGATGCTCGGGTTATTCATAGGGTTGTTTATAGCGGGATTGTCTGTAGCCCTGCTCACAAAAGGTTTCAATGGTCTGAAAAAGACCGCCATTGGCGTTATGGCTGCGCTCATTCTTGCCGTAGTTGGCTGGGCGCTCCTCAAGGATTCGAGTTTTGTAAAACAGAACCCAACGCTTGCTCGATTGACCTCCCTATCGCTGGCGGAGGTAGGTCCTAGAAAGATCGTCTGGGACATCGCCATAAAAGGCTTTGAAGAGAGGCCGATCTTTGGTTGGGGACAGGAGAACTTCAATCACGTGTTCAATAAGTATTTTGATCCGGCGACGGATCCGGCGGATCAATGGTATGTGGAGAATCGATGGTCCGATCGCGCCCACAATATTTTCCTTGACTGGCTTATCGCGGGCGGTTTAGTCGGACTTCTTTCATATCTCTTCATATTCCTTTCAGCTCTCTACTATATTTGGCAACAGAACGAGTGTGGACTTTCCTGCAACGCTCTCATAAAACGACTCTGTACGTTTTGGAAGCCGGGAGCAACTTTTCATTGTCTGCCCGAAAAAAGTATCTTGACCGGCATGCTTGGAGCGTATCTTTTCCAGAATGTATTTATGTTCGACAACCTGGCCAGCTACATCATCTTCTTCACGATTCTTGCTTATATTCACTCAATGTCCGGTCGGCCTATTAAAGCCCTGACAGAAGAGAAAATCACAATATCCGCGGGCACGATTAATCGAGTGGTCGCTCCCGCGCTGGCGTTGCTGACGGTCTTCAGCGTCTATGCGCTAAACGCCAAGGCTATTCACGCCTCGACGACCCTCAGAAGCGCTTTGCGACAACAGCCGAAAAGGCCAGCGGAAAGTCTTACCTATTTCAAACAAGCCTTGAGTTACGATTCGTTCGGCGGCCAAGAGATACAAGAAGAATTAGCCCAGGCAGCTCTACAGGTCATTCAGAATCCATCCATCGATATACAATTGAAAAAGGAGTATCACGATTTCATCGTTGGTGAACTACACAAACAACTCGGTAGAACCCCAAATGATGCGCGTTACTATCTGATCCTCGGCTTATTTTTAAACGGAGCCAGAAATGCGGATGAAGCCATTGTCGTATTGAACAAGGCGCTTGCGCTGTCTCCCAAGCAACCGACCGTTCTGCTTGAACTTGGCGTGGCTTATATGAACAAGAATCAGTACGACAAAGCGGTTGACGTCATGAAGCGAGCCTGTGAGCTTGACCCGAAATTTGACGAGGTGCGGATTCTTTACACCATCGCCGCGGTCTATACCAAGCAGTTCGAATTGGCCGACGAATTGATGACGCCGCTGGCGGGTTCACCCAAGGCGTATGATCAACGCTTGATCCAAGCGTATGCGCAAGTGGGCAACACTGTCCACCTTAATGCGGATGAAACAATTATGGTATTGAACAAGGCGCTTGCGCTGTCTCCCAAGCAACCGACCGTTCTGCTTGAACTTGGCGTGGCTTATATGAACAAGAATCAGTACGACAAAGCGGTTGACATCATGAAGCGGGCCTATGAGCTTGACCCGAAATTTGACGAGGTGCGGATTCTTTACACCGTCGCCGCGGTCTATACCAAGCAGTTCGAATTGGCCGACGAATTGATGACGCCGCTGGCGGGTTCACCCAAGGCGTATGATCAACGCTTGATCCAAGCGTATGCGCAAGTGGGGCAAAGGGATAAAGTTATCGAGCTTAAGGCGGATGAAGCCATTGTCGCATTGAACAAGGCGCTTGCCCTGTCTCCCAAGCAACCGACCGTTTTACTTGAACTTGGCGCAGCTTACATCATTAAGAACCAGTTCGACAAAGCGCTTGACGTGATGAAGCGGGCCTACGACCTTGATACAAACTTTGATGAAGCACGGATTCTTTATGCCGTGTCCGCGGTAGTTAATAAGCAGTTCGAATTGGCCGAGGAATTGATGACGCCGCTGGCGGGTTCACCCAAGGCGTATGATAAACGCTTGATCCAAGCGTATGCGCAAGCGGGGCAAAGGGATAAAGTTGTCGAGCTGTTGGAGAAGAGAAATGTCGCGAATCGAACCAAGAATATTCCCCGTTAA